A single genomic interval of Balaenoptera musculus isolate JJ_BM4_2016_0621 chromosome 14, mBalMus1.pri.v3, whole genome shotgun sequence harbors:
- the SNRNP35 gene encoding U11/U12 small nuclear ribonucleoprotein 35 kDa protein, translating to MNDWMPIAKEYDPLKAGSIDGTDEDPHDRAVWRAMLARYAPNKGVTGDPLLTLFVARLNLQTKEEKLKEVFSRYGDIRRLRLVRDLVTGFSKGYAFIEYKEERSLLKAYRDADGLVIDQHEIFVDYELERTLKGWIPRRLGGGLGGKKESGQLRFGGRDRPFRKPINLPVVKNDQFREGKRERRERSRSRERHWDSRMRDRDHDRGREKRWQEKESTRVWPEGDWDRERDFRDDRVKGREKRDRSK from the coding sequence ATGAACGATTGGATGCCCATCGCCAAGGAGTATGACCCGCTTAAAGCTGGCAGCATTGATGGCACCGACGAGGACCCACATGATCGAGCTGTCTGGAGGGCGATGCTGGCACGATATGCCCCCAACAAAGGCGTCACAGGAGACCCCCTCCTCACCCTGTTTGTGGCGAGACTAAACCTGCAGACCAAAGAGGAGAAGTTAAAGGAAGTATTTTCCCGCTATGGGGACATCCGGCGGCTTCGGCTGGTGAGGGACTTGGTCACGGGCTTTTCGAAGGGCTATGCGTTCATCGAATACAAAGAGGAGCGTTCTCTGCTCAAAGCTTACCGGGACGCCGATGGCCTGGTTATTGACCAACACGAGATATTTGTGGACTATGAACTGGAAAGGACTCTCAAAGGGTGGATTCCTCGGCGACTTGGAGGAGGCCTGGGGGGGAAAAAGGAATCTGGGCAGCTGAGGTTTGGGGGGCGGGATCGGCCTTTCCGAAAACCCATTAATCTGCCAGTTGTTAAAAACGACCAGTTtcgagagggaaagagggagagaagggagcgATCTCGATCCCGAGAAAGACACTGGGACTCCAGGATGAGGGATCGGGACCATGACCGGGGCCGGGAGAAGAGGTGGCAGGAAAAAGAATCAACTCGGGTGTGGCCAGAAGGTGACTGGGACAGAGAGAGGGACTTCAGAGACGACAGGGtcaaggggagggagaagagggacagAAGTAAGTAG